The following DNA comes from Cellulophaga sp. HaHa_2_95.
ACAATGAGGTCTATTTGTAGGATAAATGAGGTCGATAAATGTAATTATAGATATCCTATTTTGAGAATATCGTTAAAAGAAACTTCCTGAGGCAACTATACTTCTGGGAGTTTCTTTTTGTATGAGAATTGACTTATTTTTATTCAAGACAATTTTTTTAAAGAATGTTATGAAGAAGGGTAGGTGTGTACAGTTGTGGTTTATGTTGTTAGGAGCTACATCACTAGCAAATAGTCAACAGCAAAAATCTAAAAATGAAAAACCAAATATTCTTTTTATTTCAATAGATGATCTTAGACCAACCTTAGGTGTTTATGGGGATACAGTTGCTATAACACCAAATTTAGACGCCTTAGCCTCAGAAGGAATGACTTTTATGGATACTTACGCTCAGGTTGCTGTTTGTGCTCCTTCTAGAGCTAGTCTAATGACAGGATTACGGCCCGATGCTACACGTGTCTGGCATTTAGGTGATAAGTTCAGAGATATAAATCCAGAAGCGGTTACTATGCCGCAATATTTTGCAAAGCATGGCTATCATACTGTGAATATGGGTAAAATATTTCATAATTACATGCCTGATTCTATATCATGGGATGAGCCAGATTTGAGGCCTTCTAGGTACCTTAAAAAAGAATGGCTCAAAAGGGACGGGGAGACTTTTTATATTAGCGAAGCGGTTAATAAATCACAGGTAATCAAGAGGGATTCCTTATTAAAATTACGGCCAGAACGGTATGCAGATGGTTGGAATACAGGGCCCGCTTGGGAAGCTGCCGATGTACATGACACCATGTATTATGACGGGGCACAAACCAAACTAGCAAAACAAACGCTTACGAGGCTTTCTAAATCAAAAGCACCATTCTTTTTCGGTTTAGGATATTTTAGACCGCATTTACCATTTACAGCTCCTAAAAAGTATTGGGATTTATATGACCGCGATAAAATTCCTACAGCAATAAACCCTGAAATTCCTAAGGGAGCGCCACTGCATACTATGAACTCAATGTATGAGTTAAGGCATTATGATGGCTTTGGTCACATTGGTCATCCTACATCTCCTAATCGCATTTCAAGAGATACTATTCTAAGCTTGAAACATGGTTATTATGCGAGTGTTAGCTATGTAGATTCATTACTAGGAGACCTAATCGCCCATATGAAAACCATTGGAATCTATGAAAATACAATTATCATTGTGTTTGGTGATCATGGTTGGAAATTAGGAGAGCATAATAGCTGGGGTAAAATGACCAATTACAATATTGATTTAAAAGTACCTATGATAATTAAATATCCAAATCAGCAAGTAAAAGGAACAAAGAGTTATGCTATCACAGAACTGATAGACATGTTTCCTTCACTTTGTGAGCTTTCTGGTATTCCTGTTCCAGAGTACATGCAAGGTACTAGTTTCGTACCGTTACTTAATAAGCCAAATTTATCGTGGAAAAAAGCTGCTTTTAGCCAGTTTCATAGGCGACCAAAAGTGTCCGCGGATGGTAAGCGTTATATGGGCTATTCCATCAATACAGGAAAATACCACTATATTGAATGGTACGGATGGGATGATAAAAAAGGGCGTAAAGGAGAATTTAAAACATCAGAATTATATGATTCAGAGAATGATACTTACGAGACAATAAACCTTGTTAATGATGTGAAATTTGCATCGATAGTTAAAGAACTTTCCGTGCAATTGCTAGAAGGTTGGGAACAAGCAAAGCCTACACGTTAATTTCAATTGCCAATTTAAGGAAGAGGTATTGCGGTAAATTTTAGACAATTCTTCTATGTTGCCTTAGGTTGTAAATACCCCATAACATAAAAATAAATTCTAGAATAAATCCTACCATAAATTGAGGTGAAATACCATCTAGGATGGTGCTAACAAGTCTTCCTAATGCTAAGCCACCCATAAATAAAATATTAACGAGCGTTGCAGATTCCCAATAGTTTTTATTTCGAATTCCGTAAATCCAAAAACAACCAATGGCAAGATACAGTCCCATAATGGCTCTGAAGATGTTTTTTAAATCTATATCTATAACATCAAAACCAAATACATAAGGTAAAAAGACACTTGGGTTACCGCCATATACGAAGCTTATACTAATGACCACAATTGCTGATAATGTTAACTGTAGGTTTTTGTATTTAGGGTTCTTGAAGAAAGCCATGTGCTAAAAGTAATAGGTACTTTAAAAGTATACAATAAACCATCCATTATCCTGTGATGGATGGTTTAATTTTTCAAATTAATGACTTTGAATAAGTTCTCTAATTTCTTTAGGATCTTCACCGTAATTATTGGTTCCATGTGTTCCTTCTGTAACTTCTAATACAAGCAACCAAATACCACCAACAAACGGAATTAACGCTACAAAAATCATCCAGCCACTATTATTGGTGTCATGTAATCTTCTTATGGTTATTGCTATGCTAGGAATTATGATAGCTAAACAATAGAGCGTTGTTACTAAAAATAGAGGGAAATCTGCTAAATAAGATATAATCCCATCTATGAATAAACTTGCAAACATAAACAAGACAGAGAAAAGTCTAAACATCCAATATTCTTGCCTTCTAGAACGTCCATCAAATTGTGCATATTTTTTTAATGCATCTAAATACCATTTCATAATTAAGTAGGTTAAATTTATATCGTATTAAACCTAAATTTTATCATATTATTGTACTGAAATAGTCTCAAGCAGGAATAAAAAAAGCCCAATAGTGAATTATTGGGCTTTTTTATATATTATTATCTATAAGGTTATGCGCCCCATTCAGTATGAAAAATGCCTTCCATGTCATTACGTTCATAGGTGTGAGAACCAAAATGATCACGTTGAGCTTGTATTAAATTTAAGGGTAATTTACTTGATGTATACGCATCAAAATACGTCAGAGAGTTAGATAATCCTGGCATTGGAATTCCGCTTTTAGCAGCAAAAGCAACTAATTCTCTTGAAGAAGAAACGGTTTCTTGCACTTTAGGAACAAAAGACGGTGCTAATAATAAATTATTTAAATTCTTATCCTGAACATATGCATTAGAAATATCAGCTAGCAAACCTGCTCTAATAATACAACCTGCTCTCCAAATTTTTGCAATTACAGATAGGTCTAATTCGTAGTTGTACTCTTTAGAAGCATCTGCTAATTGATGTAAGCCTTGTGCGTACGTAGTTATGAAAGCAAAATATAAGGCTTCTTCTGCTATGGCAATTAAATCTTCTTTGGCAATTGGAGCAATTTCTGGTCTGTCATATAATGTATCTGCAGCCAAACGTTCTTCTTTTAAAGCAGATATTTCACGCATACTCACAGCAATATCAATCGAAGGAACAGGAATTCCTAAGTCCATCGCATTTTGTGAGGTCCATTTTCCAGTTCCTTTTTGCTTTGCTTTATCTAAAATTTTATCTACTAAACGGCCATCACCTTTGTCATCTTTTTGATTGAAGATTTCAGCTGTAATTTCAACTAAAAAGGATTGTAATCTTCCTTTATTCCAAGTATCAAAAACTGTATGTAATTCGTCATTAGATAAGCCACCTGCTTTTTTAAGGATATCATATATTTCGGAAGTCAGCTGCATTAAACCGTACTCAATACCATTATGTACCATTTTTACATAGTTACCGGCAGATTTTGGACCTAAATAAGCAACGCAAGGTTCGCCATTGTATTTTGCAGAAACAGCTTCAAAAATAGGCTTCACATGTGCATAGGCTTCCTTGTTTCCACCAGGCATAATACTAGGACCTTTACGTGCCCCTTTGGCGCCTCCAGAGACTCCAGAACCAAAAAAGTGAATTCCTTTTTCTTGCAAATATGCTTCTCTCCGGTCTGTATCCGTAAAGAAAGAGTTTCCACCATCAATAATAATATCATCTTTAGCTAAGAAAGGCAAAAGGTTTTCTATGACCGCATCTACAATTTTACCTGCAGGTACTAATAACATTATTTTTCGAGGGGTAGCTAATGCCTTTACAAAGGTTTCAATATCCGTAGCAGCATTTACTTTTTCTAAATTTCCACCTTCTGTTTTTAAGGCGTCTACTTTCTCTTGGTCTAAATCGTAACCAAAAGCTTTAAAGTTATTATCGGCTACATTTAAAATAAAATTACGCCCCATAACTCCAAGTCCTACCAATCCAAAATCATAATCTGTATGCTCCATGTATGTATATGTTTTAATCCCTAACATTAGGTGTCAATATTGTGTAAAGTATTCGACTAAACTATTAATTGATGTAAAATAGTCTTAATTTAGCCAAAGAATTACATCAAAATTAATTTAAAATATTCAATTAGGCGGGTTATACGCAAGAAACTAACCAATGTGTCTGTAAAAATTGAAAATACAACATAAAGAGTTTAAAAAAAGCAAGGATTTATGAACAAGACGGCAAATCAAATGCTTATTATTTTTGGAGCTTCAGGAGATTTAACGGCAAGGAAATTAATTCCTGCTATATATAATTTATATAAGGGGAAACACCTACCAGAAAATTTTGTTGTTTTAGGGGCAAGTAGAAGTTCAATTACCGATAGTGAGTTTAGAAAAAAGGTAGTACACGAAAGTGAATACCTTAAATCTAGCATTAAGAAAGAAGATCAAGATTTTATCGCTACGTTTTCTGATAAGTTATTTTACGAGGATTTAGGAGATGATTATGATACAGATTATGACCGATTAAGCAAACGAATTGGGGATCTAAACAACAAATACAATACAGAGAATAATTATATATTCTACCTTTCTACACCACCAAGTTTATACGAAGCCATTGCAAAAAATCTATCGGATAAAGGACTGAATAATGAAGCGGACGGATGGAAACGTATTTTGGTAGAAAAGCCTTTTGGTTATAGTTTACAAACTGCACAAGATTTAAATAAGGGCTTACAGAAATATTTTAAAGAGAAACAAATTTATAGAATTGATCATTATTTAGGGAAAGAAACCGTTCAAAACCTACTAGTGACGCGTTTTGCCAATTCTATTTTTGAGCCTCTATGGAATAGAAACTATATTCATCATATTGAAATTACCAATGCAGAGACGGTCGGGGTAGAAAAACGTGGGGGGTATTATGATAAATCTGGTGCTTTGCGTGATATGTTCCAAAGTCACTTGCTACAAATAGTTTCTTTAATAGTGATGGAGCCACCCATTAATTCCAATGCGGAAGAGATCAGAAATGAAAAGGTAAAAGCACTTAAGTCCCTAAGAATTATGACCGATGAGCAAACGCTTTTTGATCATACCATAAAAGGACAATATGTAGCCTCTGAAATAGATGGGCAGCCTGTTAAAGGATATAGAGAAGAAGAAGGGGTAGATCCTAATTCTAAAACAGAGACTTTTGCGGCAGTAAAATTCTTCGTAGATAACTGGAGATGGAGCGATGTTCCTTTCTATGTGCGTACCGCTAAGCGTATGCCAACTAAAGTAACGGAGGTTGTGATTCATTTTAAAACACCTCACCATCAAGTTTTTAAAGAGCAAGATATCACCAATAAACACAATAAATTGGTTATTAGAATACAACCAGACGAAGGTATTTTAATAAAATTTGGTGTCAAAGTTCCTGGCCAAGGATTTAAAGTAGAACGTGCCAATTTAGATTTTTACTATTCTAGTTTGGTAGATACGAATATCATGCAAGCTTATGAGCGCTTATTGCTAGATGCTATGCAGGGTGATGCTACGTTATACGCCAGAGCAGATGAAGTAGAAGCTGCTTGGGCCTTTGTAGACCCAATTTTAAATTACTGGGAGAATGATGAAGGCGTGAAAACGTATGGGTATTCTGCAGGAGTTTGGGGTCCAGAAAATTCAAATGGTTTAATAGAGGGCGATTTTACATGGCGTAATCCAGGGCCACATCTAGTAGATGATTCTGGTTTCTGTGTAATTTGTTAAAAGATAAGAATAGTATGCAAGCAAGAATATATAGCACAAAGCAAGAGGTTGCAGAAAAGTTCTCTACCTTTTTTAAAGATGAAGCAAAAAAGCAAGATGCTTTTCATGTAGCACTTTCTGGAGGAAGTACTCCTAAAATTGTTTTTGATTATTTAGCATCACATTTTGGAAAGGATATAGATTGGTCTAAGGTGTTTTTTTATTGGGGTGATGAACGTTGTGTTCAACCAACCGATGACGAGAGTAACTATAAAATGACCGTACAACATTTGTTGTCTAAAATAGAGATTCCTGCAGGGAACATTTTTAGAATACTTGGAGAGAATGATCCTAAGAAGGAAGCAATTCGTTACAGCGATGTTTTAGAAAAAAACGTGCCTAATGAAAATGGAGTACCAAAATTTGATTTGGTAATTTTGGGAATGGGTGATGACGGACATACCGCTTCTGTTTTTCCACATGAAATAACGCTTTGGGATGCAGATGAGAATTGTGTGGTAGCTATTCATCCAGAATCTGGACAAAGGCGTGTTTCAATTACCGGAAAGATTATTAATAATGCCGCAACAGTCGCTTTTCTAGTTACCGGAAGTAGTAAAGCAGAAAAAGTTGTAGAAATTATACGCCCTAAGGCAGATACCACCTTATATCCTGCAGCTTTGGTAAAACCTGGCTCCGGTAAACTTATTTGGTTTTTAGATGAGGATGCCGCAAAGGGACTTTAATTTATCGTCCTAAATCTATCTCAAATAAACAAGCAGGGTGTTCCTGATAATGATCAGGGAGCATATCTATATTTTTCAAATCGAACATTCCTAAAAAGTCGAATCCGGCGTTTTGGTAATGTTCGATTCGTTTGGTGTTATTCCCTAAGGTATCTAAACGAATAAACCGTTTTTTTATAGATTGTACATAAGTTTTTGTCCAGGTTACAATAGTGTCCATGTAAATAGTACCTCTAAATTTAGGATTGGTAGGAATCCTGTGAACATAGATAGATGTAGAATTATCTCGTTACTTTCATATTTGTGCATCACTGATGGTACTAACCCAAAGATTAGCTACTTCATCATCAATTATCAATTTCCATTGCCTTTTTTTGGCTATTTTGGTCTCGATTGAGGTTCTTTTAAAATCTGGCCACACAACTACTTTCTTTTTCTGATAGACAGAAGCTATTTTAAAGAGTCTAAAAATTTCACCAATACCGTAAAAAGAACTAGTAGGTACTTGTGTATTTCCTATAGTTAATTAAAAAATATCCTGAAATAATAAGCATTCTTACCTACCTCACTGTTCTGTGAGACAAGGGTTTCTTTAGAATGTTTTAGGCAAGAGTTTAGCCAAACTACACATAAATTTTGATAGCTTTTTCTAGGGCATTATTTAGTGTCACTTAAAATTACGGCAGTGAGCAATGAAAATTTGCCTCTTACTTTAAATTTAATTTGACATTCTCACCGTCTAAATGTGCGATATAGTCTTTCACTTTAAAGTTAGAAGAATCAAAACGGCTTGTTCTAGAAGAGGCTTCAGATTTTCTTTGGATACTTCTTGCAAACCTACGCACATCCTCGATAGAATCTACCACTAAACCAGGAACTGGAATGCTTTTG
Coding sequences within:
- a CDS encoding sulfatase; amino-acid sequence: MKKGRCVQLWFMLLGATSLANSQQQKSKNEKPNILFISIDDLRPTLGVYGDTVAITPNLDALASEGMTFMDTYAQVAVCAPSRASLMTGLRPDATRVWHLGDKFRDINPEAVTMPQYFAKHGYHTVNMGKIFHNYMPDSISWDEPDLRPSRYLKKEWLKRDGETFYISEAVNKSQVIKRDSLLKLRPERYADGWNTGPAWEAADVHDTMYYDGAQTKLAKQTLTRLSKSKAPFFFGLGYFRPHLPFTAPKKYWDLYDRDKIPTAINPEIPKGAPLHTMNSMYELRHYDGFGHIGHPTSPNRISRDTILSLKHGYYASVSYVDSLLGDLIAHMKTIGIYENTIIIVFGDHGWKLGEHNSWGKMTNYNIDLKVPMIIKYPNQQVKGTKSYAITELIDMFPSLCELSGIPVPEYMQGTSFVPLLNKPNLSWKKAAFSQFHRRPKVSADGKRYMGYSINTGKYHYIEWYGWDDKKGRKGEFKTSELYDSENDTYETINLVNDVKFASIVKELSVQLLEGWEQAKPTR
- a CDS encoding DUF4345 domain-containing protein — protein: MAFFKNPKYKNLQLTLSAIVVISISFVYGGNPSVFLPYVFGFDVIDIDLKNIFRAIMGLYLAIGCFWIYGIRNKNYWESATLVNILFMGGLALGRLVSTILDGISPQFMVGFILEFIFMLWGIYNLRQHRRIV
- a CDS encoding DUF805 domain-containing protein; translated protein: MKWYLDALKKYAQFDGRSRRQEYWMFRLFSVLFMFASLFIDGIISYLADFPLFLVTTLYCLAIIIPSIAITIRRLHDTNNSGWMIFVALIPFVGGIWLLVLEVTEGTHGTNNYGEDPKEIRELIQSH
- the gndA gene encoding NADP-dependent phosphogluconate dehydrogenase → MEHTDYDFGLVGLGVMGRNFILNVADNNFKAFGYDLDQEKVDALKTEGGNLEKVNAATDIETFVKALATPRKIMLLVPAGKIVDAVIENLLPFLAKDDIIIDGGNSFFTDTDRREAYLQEKGIHFFGSGVSGGAKGARKGPSIMPGGNKEAYAHVKPIFEAVSAKYNGEPCVAYLGPKSAGNYVKMVHNGIEYGLMQLTSEIYDILKKAGGLSNDELHTVFDTWNKGRLQSFLVEITAEIFNQKDDKGDGRLVDKILDKAKQKGTGKWTSQNAMDLGIPVPSIDIAVSMREISALKEERLAADTLYDRPEIAPIAKEDLIAIAEEALYFAFITTYAQGLHQLADASKEYNYELDLSVIAKIWRAGCIIRAGLLADISNAYVQDKNLNNLLLAPSFVPKVQETVSSSRELVAFAAKSGIPMPGLSNSLTYFDAYTSSKLPLNLIQAQRDHFGSHTYERNDMEGIFHTEWGA
- the zwf gene encoding glucose-6-phosphate dehydrogenase, with product MNKTANQMLIIFGASGDLTARKLIPAIYNLYKGKHLPENFVVLGASRSSITDSEFRKKVVHESEYLKSSIKKEDQDFIATFSDKLFYEDLGDDYDTDYDRLSKRIGDLNNKYNTENNYIFYLSTPPSLYEAIAKNLSDKGLNNEADGWKRILVEKPFGYSLQTAQDLNKGLQKYFKEKQIYRIDHYLGKETVQNLLVTRFANSIFEPLWNRNYIHHIEITNAETVGVEKRGGYYDKSGALRDMFQSHLLQIVSLIVMEPPINSNAEEIRNEKVKALKSLRIMTDEQTLFDHTIKGQYVASEIDGQPVKGYREEEGVDPNSKTETFAAVKFFVDNWRWSDVPFYVRTAKRMPTKVTEVVIHFKTPHHQVFKEQDITNKHNKLVIRIQPDEGILIKFGVKVPGQGFKVERANLDFYYSSLVDTNIMQAYERLLLDAMQGDATLYARADEVEAAWAFVDPILNYWENDEGVKTYGYSAGVWGPENSNGLIEGDFTWRNPGPHLVDDSGFCVIC
- the pgl gene encoding 6-phosphogluconolactonase, encoding MQARIYSTKQEVAEKFSTFFKDEAKKQDAFHVALSGGSTPKIVFDYLASHFGKDIDWSKVFFYWGDERCVQPTDDESNYKMTVQHLLSKIEIPAGNIFRILGENDPKKEAIRYSDVLEKNVPNENGVPKFDLVILGMGDDGHTASVFPHEITLWDADENCVVAIHPESGQRRVSITGKIINNAATVAFLVTGSSKAEKVVEIIRPKADTTLYPAALVKPGSGKLIWFLDEDAAKGL